A single Thermosynechococcus vestitus BP-1 DNA region contains:
- a CDS encoding IS5-like element ISTel4 family transposase (programmed frameshift), translating to MRTPDYRRHDISDRVWERLEPHLPGRRGSWGGVAKDNRQFINAVFWILRTGAPWRDLPPEYGDWKNVHRRFCRWRDKGVWEKVLEQLIDEPDYEWLIIDATHVKVHPHATGAKGGNQDMGRTKGGFNTKIHLAVDAHGMPLRMVITAGTTADCRQAATLIEGIDAKYLLADKGYDSDALIAQAKEHGMQPVIPSRRHRRQRRECDKQLYRLRHLVENAFLHLKRWRGIATRYAKNTASFLAAVHIRCIAIWASIS from the exons ATGAGGACACCTGACTACCGTCGCCACGATATTTCCGACCGGGTTTGGGAGCGGTTGGAACCGCATCTACCTGGACGCCGAGGGAGCTGGGGGGGTGTGGCGAAAGACAACCGGCAGTTCATCAATGCGGTGTTCTGGATACTGCGCACCGGCGCCCCTTGGCGGGATTTACCCCCGGAGTACGGAGATTGGAAGAACGTGCATCGAAGGTTCTGCCGCTGGCGAGACAAAGGCGTGTGGGAAAAGGTCCTTGAGCAGTTGATCGACGAGCCCGATTACGAATGGTTGATCATCGATGCTACTCATGTCAAAGTCCACCCTCATGCCACAGGGGCCAAAGGCGGCAACCAAGACATGGGCCGTACAAAAGGGGGCT TCAATACCAAGATACATCTGGCCGTGGATGCGCATGGTATGCCGCTGCGAATGGTTATCACAGCAGGTACCACTGCGGATTGTCGCCAAGCTGCAACCTTGATCGAAGGAATCGATGCAAAGTACCTGTTGGCGGACAAAGGCTACGACAGTGATGCCCTCATCGCCCAAGCCAAAGAGCATGGGATGCAGCCTGTCATCCCTTCGCGCAGACATCGCAGACAGCGACGTGAATGCGACAAGCAGTTGTATCGGCTTCGTCATCTGGTTGAGAATGCTTTTTTGCATCTCAAGCGTTGGCGAGGTATTGCCACGCGATACGCCAAAAATACGGCTTCTTTCCTTGCTGCTGTGCACATCCGTTGTATCGCCATTTGGGCATCAATCTCGTGA
- a CDS encoding FkbM family methyltransferase: MRIRGSDPESARILRRALLQAPLSALRDLDEWQFPMVDEECTVIAKGVGRFRIRGRTDDLFHALPGQEPAVERAVRFLLKPGDTFIDAGANIRFYTVLASQLVGPRGKVIAIEIMPETAAVLRDNIALNGASNVRVVEAALSEVSGHSATATAPPGKLGQARLGTPSVTGAVPVMTTTLKDILADVACVSLMKLDVEGMEIPAVRGAGDSLRRIRAIIFEVLGPETDATSLLESHGYRVTALDDRNRLARLEEV, translated from the coding sequence ATGCGTATACGCGGCAGTGATCCCGAAAGTGCACGTATCCTGCGCCGAGCCCTACTACAAGCCCCACTGTCGGCGTTGCGTGATCTGGACGAATGGCAATTCCCGATGGTGGATGAGGAATGCACTGTCATAGCCAAGGGTGTGGGAAGGTTTCGCATTCGTGGTCGTACAGACGATCTCTTCCACGCCCTTCCCGGGCAGGAGCCGGCGGTCGAACGTGCTGTCCGGTTCTTGCTGAAGCCAGGAGACACCTTTATTGACGCAGGCGCCAACATCAGGTTCTACACTGTGCTGGCGAGCCAACTTGTCGGCCCTCGCGGCAAGGTGATTGCCATCGAAATAATGCCGGAGACCGCGGCCGTTCTGCGGGATAATATTGCACTCAACGGCGCGAGCAATGTCCGGGTGGTGGAAGCGGCACTCTCCGAGGTGTCGGGGCATAGCGCAACCGCGACCGCGCCGCCGGGCAAGCTTGGGCAAGCGCGGCTTGGTACTCCTTCAGTGACGGGGGCGGTTCCGGTTATGACAACAACGCTGAAGGACATTCTTGCTGATGTCGCCTGCGTTAGTCTGATGAAGCTTGATGTTGAGGGCATGGAGATTCCGGCCGTTAGGGGCGCGGGCGATTCCTTGCGACGGATCAGGGCGATCATTTTCGAAGTCTTGGGCCCCGAGACTGACGCGACCTCTCTCCTGGAAAGCCACGGCTATCGGGTGACAGCGCTGGATGACCGCAACAGGCTGGCCCGTCTTGAGGAGGTGTGA
- a CDS encoding glycosyltransferase, translated as MRLARISLLLPDLRGGGAERLGLVLAEEFVRLGHEVEFVLMRAEGELLAEARRGYPIVDLNAPRARNVVPVLARYLRTRRPDALIAAMWPLTALAPIAALIAGFRGKVLVSEHSILSQQYASWGKLHSFALQFSTCVGYRLASVRVGVSHGACADMAALSRMALDCFETIYNPVRLAKQPSPEVLQAVDALWETGRPRILSVGALKPVKNHALLLRAFAMLPRSEAKLMLLGKGQNEAALRALAAELGIADRVIFAGFHPDPAPFYATADLFVLSSDYEGFGNVIVEALSFGLPVVSTDCPSGPAEILAEGRFGRLVPVGDAPALARAMDAVLDSPVDRDALRQRAADFAPEIAARKYLDLLSFA; from the coding sequence GTGAGATTGGCACGCATCTCCCTTCTCCTGCCCGACCTGCGTGGTGGCGGAGCCGAGCGGCTAGGCCTTGTCCTTGCTGAGGAATTCGTGCGGCTGGGCCATGAGGTTGAGTTCGTTCTCATGCGTGCCGAAGGGGAGCTTCTGGCCGAGGCGCGGCGTGGCTACCCGATTGTGGACCTTAATGCGCCTCGGGCGCGGAACGTCGTGCCGGTCCTTGCCCGCTATCTGCGCACACGCCGTCCTGATGCCCTGATCGCAGCGATGTGGCCATTGACTGCCCTCGCGCCGATTGCCGCGCTTATTGCCGGTTTTCGGGGAAAGGTGCTAGTCAGCGAGCATTCCATCCTCTCGCAGCAATACGCATCGTGGGGCAAACTTCACTCCTTTGCCCTGCAATTCTCGACTTGCGTGGGCTATCGGCTCGCCTCGGTTCGCGTGGGCGTGTCGCATGGAGCCTGCGCCGATATGGCCGCCTTGTCGCGAATGGCTCTAGACTGCTTTGAAACAATCTACAACCCTGTTCGTCTAGCGAAACAGCCCTCACCAGAGGTGCTGCAGGCTGTCGATGCACTGTGGGAAACTGGGCGGCCGCGCATCCTGAGTGTTGGCGCTCTGAAACCGGTGAAAAACCACGCCCTTCTGTTGCGCGCCTTTGCCATGCTGCCACGTTCCGAGGCAAAGCTGATGCTCCTCGGGAAGGGTCAGAACGAGGCTGCCTTGCGCGCTTTGGCCGCCGAGCTCGGGATTGCAGACCGGGTGATCTTCGCTGGCTTCCACCCCGATCCTGCACCCTTCTACGCCACGGCGGATCTGTTCGTCCTGTCCTCCGATTATGAAGGCTTTGGCAACGTGATCGTCGAGGCCCTGTCCTTCGGCCTGCCGGTCGTTTCCACCGACTGCCCCTCGGGTCCGGCGGAAATCCTTGCGGAGGGGCGGTTCGGCCGCCTTGTTCCGGTAGGGGATGCGCCGGCGCTGGCCCGGGCCATGGATGCAGTCCTCGATTCCCCTGTGGATCGCGATGCCCTGCGGCAACGCGCGGCCGATTTCGCGCCTGAGATCGCAGCGCGCAAGTATCTGGACCTCTTGAGTTTTGCATGA
- a CDS encoding glycosyltransferase family 2 protein, whose product MDDTAIIRTYGKKNLPDGTTDRPLVTFAVFAYNQEKYIREAVEDAFAQTYSPLEIILSDDCSSDGTFEIMKQMACEYRGPHRVLVRQSELNFGTALHVSAVAKMACGELLVVAAGDDVSFPHRVEMLVEKWLKSNKEPVLLHSAMIQVSEECPEARRTLYIKDDNKVNLECYLSGNPLPFLPPTFAYSKILFSQFPPMIGGSIIEDGPLDTVVTRLMPKWRYNGCAQQQGKKPYFWRIAWQYLANA is encoded by the coding sequence ATGGATGATACAGCAATAATCCGCACCTATGGCAAAAAGAACCTCCCGGACGGCACGACAGATCGTCCCTTGGTCACCTTTGCTGTCTTCGCTTACAACCAGGAGAAATACATTCGCGAGGCAGTCGAGGACGCCTTCGCACAGACCTACTCGCCCCTCGAGATCATCCTATCGGACGACTGTTCGAGCGACGGCACCTTTGAGATCATGAAACAGATGGCGTGTGAGTATAGGGGGCCACATCGGGTACTGGTGCGTCAGAGTGAACTCAATTTCGGCACAGCCCTTCATGTATCAGCTGTTGCCAAAATGGCGTGCGGCGAGCTTCTGGTGGTTGCTGCCGGAGATGATGTTTCATTCCCACATCGAGTAGAGATGCTTGTTGAGAAATGGCTGAAATCGAACAAAGAGCCCGTGCTTCTTCATAGCGCTATGATCCAAGTTTCGGAGGAATGTCCAGAAGCACGAAGGACTTTGTACATAAAAGATGACAATAAGGTAAACCTGGAATGCTATCTCTCGGGTAACCCTCTCCCTTTTCTCCCGCCAACATTTGCTTACTCGAAGATACTTTTTAGTCAATTTCCACCAATGATTGGGGGAAGTATTATCGAAGATGGGCCTCTAGATACTGTCGTCACGAGATTGATGCCCAAATGGCGATACAACGGATGTGCACAGCAGCAAGGAAAGAAGCCGTATTTTTGGCGTATCGCGTGGCAATACCTCGCCAACGCTTGA
- a CDS encoding glycosyltransferase family 4 protein — translation MTSVLYLTCNGLLEPLGQSQIIAYLRGLSGDYAITLYTHEKPEDLADNAALERARVDCMHYGIRWEMRRFRRKPKLIASAMRLLAMFLFALREVRAGRVGLIHTRSYLPAAVAWAVWRLRGTPFIFDMRALWPEELITAGRLRRGSLLHRVIAMIERLCLRDAAAVVSLTHAAVAYLRTVYPAELSSQEIAVIPTCADLDRFSPPPDGPPVGPMVHGCIGTLLSGWFRIDWLTAWIATVAECDPAARFSIISRDHPARIRTALDPQGLLGDRLEIGSRRPEEMPDAVRQHHLSVMFYAGGAVSELGRSPTRLAEVLGTGLPVVANEGVGDVARIVRDNRVGVVLDDPSPEAVRRALDELKALMADSDLSARCRRTAEELFSLEVGTVAYDRLYRRIFGTEGT, via the coding sequence ATGACTTCCGTTCTCTACCTCACCTGCAACGGCCTTCTCGAGCCCTTGGGGCAGAGCCAGATCATCGCCTATCTGCGCGGGCTGTCAGGCGATTACGCGATCACGCTCTACACCCATGAAAAGCCGGAGGATCTGGCCGACAACGCTGCGCTTGAACGTGCCCGTGTCGACTGTATGCATTATGGCATCCGGTGGGAGATGCGCCGCTTTCGCCGCAAGCCGAAGCTGATTGCCTCGGCCATGAGGCTGCTGGCCATGTTTCTGTTCGCCCTGCGGGAGGTGCGGGCGGGCCGGGTCGGGCTCATCCATACGCGCTCCTACCTTCCGGCTGCGGTGGCATGGGCGGTATGGCGGCTAAGGGGAACGCCGTTCATCTTCGACATGCGGGCCCTATGGCCGGAGGAGCTGATCACGGCCGGCCGGCTTCGGCGTGGTTCGCTACTGCATCGTGTGATCGCCATGATCGAACGCCTCTGTCTACGCGACGCAGCTGCGGTGGTGTCACTTACCCATGCCGCCGTCGCATATCTGCGCACGGTCTACCCTGCAGAGCTTTCGAGTCAGGAGATTGCCGTCATTCCCACCTGCGCCGATCTGGATCGATTCTCTCCACCACCTGATGGACCGCCGGTGGGGCCAATGGTGCATGGGTGTATCGGCACGCTGTTGAGTGGTTGGTTCCGCATCGACTGGCTTACGGCATGGATCGCAACTGTCGCCGAATGTGACCCAGCGGCGCGCTTTTCGATCATTTCGCGCGATCATCCGGCGCGCATTCGCACCGCGCTCGATCCGCAAGGGTTGTTGGGAGATCGGCTCGAGATTGGCAGCCGCAGACCGGAAGAGATGCCGGACGCCGTCCGCCAGCATCATCTATCGGTGATGTTTTACGCGGGAGGTGCGGTTTCCGAGCTGGGGCGATCGCCCACCCGCCTGGCTGAAGTCCTGGGGACTGGTCTTCCCGTGGTGGCGAACGAGGGTGTGGGGGATGTGGCGCGAATCGTGCGCGACAATCGGGTCGGCGTGGTTCTCGACGATCCGTCGCCCGAGGCAGTCCGCCGCGCGCTCGATGAGCTCAAGGCGCTGATGGCCGACTCCGATCTTTCGGCGCGCTGCCGCCGAACAGCCGAAGAGCTTTTCTCGCTTGAAGTCGGAACTGTGGCTTATGACCGCCTCTATCGCCGCATTTTCGGGACAGAGGGTACCTGA
- the asnB gene encoding asparagine synthase (glutamine-hydrolyzing), translating to MCGLTGFWQPCGCPTDEVSATIQRMADTLVHRGPDDVGVWVDTEVGIALGHRRLAILDLSPAGHQPMVSATGRYVIAFNGEIYNHLELREELSKVGAGGTAPVWRGHSDTETLLAAFAALGIEKTLKRVVGMFAIALWDRETRTLTLARDRMGEKPLYYGWVRDALVFGSELKALRAYPGFDNAIERRSLALFMRYDYIPAPWSIYENIWKLPPGCFVQFRAASHGGEPLAVGSRGNIKPYWSVRDVAERGLANPFTGREADAVEELERLLRQSIAGQMMADVPLGAFLSGGIDSSTVVALMQAQSSRAVKTFTIGFHEQDYNEAKHAKAVACHLRTNHTELYVTPQEAMAVIPKLPSLYDEPFADSSQIPTFLLAQLARQQVTVSLSGDGGDELFGGYTRYFLTHSLWQRLAWIPLPMRKLAEQGVLAISPQTWNRVFALLAPVLPERLRFRLPGDKLHKAAALFVTRRPEDIYLRFVSHWHDPTSLVIGTEEPRTALTEPATVLEGADFEARMMYLDSITYLPDDILVKVDRAAMGVSLETRVPLLDHRIVEFAWQLPHYFKIRRGQSKWLLRQVLYRYVPKELIERPKMGFGIPLDQWLRGPLREWAEDLLSEERLKREAFLNPELVRQKWQEHLLGRRNWAYHLWNVLMWEAWLAA from the coding sequence ATGTGTGGTCTGACCGGTTTCTGGCAACCTTGCGGTTGTCCCACAGATGAGGTAAGCGCTACCATTCAGCGCATGGCGGATACGCTCGTCCACCGCGGGCCGGATGATGTTGGCGTATGGGTAGATACAGAAGTGGGCATTGCACTGGGACATCGCAGGCTCGCTATCCTCGATTTATCCCCTGCCGGCCACCAGCCCATGGTGTCTGCCACGGGGCGTTACGTGATCGCCTTTAACGGGGAGATTTATAACCATCTGGAATTGCGCGAGGAGCTCTCGAAAGTCGGCGCAGGCGGAACGGCACCAGTGTGGCGTGGTCATTCCGATACAGAGACATTGCTCGCAGCATTCGCAGCATTGGGTATTGAAAAGACACTCAAGCGCGTCGTGGGAATGTTTGCCATAGCCCTCTGGGATCGGGAAACGCGTACGCTCACACTGGCGCGCGATCGCATGGGCGAAAAGCCGCTCTACTATGGCTGGGTGCGCGACGCACTAGTATTTGGCTCCGAGCTCAAGGCATTGCGGGCATATCCAGGGTTTGACAATGCCATTGAGCGGCGATCGCTAGCTCTTTTCATGCGGTACGACTACATACCCGCACCGTGGAGCATCTACGAAAACATCTGGAAGCTACCCCCAGGTTGCTTTGTGCAGTTTAGGGCAGCTAGCCATGGTGGTGAGCCGCTAGCTGTGGGCAGTAGAGGCAACATCAAGCCCTACTGGTCAGTGCGGGATGTGGCAGAGAGGGGGCTCGCTAATCCCTTCACAGGTCGTGAGGCTGATGCAGTAGAGGAATTGGAGCGGCTCCTTAGGCAAAGCATCGCCGGCCAGATGATGGCGGACGTGCCCCTAGGAGCGTTTCTTTCGGGTGGAATTGATTCCAGCACCGTGGTGGCGCTGATGCAGGCGCAGTCAAGCCGAGCAGTCAAGACCTTCACCATTGGTTTTCACGAGCAGGACTACAACGAGGCCAAACATGCCAAGGCTGTGGCTTGCCATCTGAGAACAAACCACACTGAGCTTTATGTAACGCCCCAAGAGGCCATGGCAGTCATCCCAAAGTTGCCCTCCCTATATGATGAACCGTTCGCTGATTCCTCACAGATTCCCACCTTTTTGCTAGCTCAGCTGGCGCGGCAGCAGGTGACGGTAAGCCTTTCCGGCGATGGGGGTGATGAGCTCTTTGGGGGGTACACCCGTTATTTTTTGACACATTCCCTATGGCAGCGGCTCGCATGGATTCCGTTACCTATGCGCAAGCTCGCAGAGCAAGGTGTGCTGGCAATTTCGCCTCAGACATGGAATCGTGTATTTGCTCTCTTAGCTCCGGTGCTCCCAGAACGCTTGCGCTTTCGCCTCCCCGGCGATAAGCTGCACAAGGCAGCTGCCCTATTTGTAACCAGACGACCAGAAGACATTTATCTGCGCTTTGTTTCCCATTGGCATGATCCGACTTCCCTAGTGATTGGTACCGAAGAGCCTAGAACAGCTCTGACCGAGCCAGCGACTGTGCTGGAGGGCGCCGACTTTGAGGCACGCATGATGTATCTCGACAGCATCACCTACCTACCGGATGATATCTTGGTGAAGGTGGATCGTGCGGCGATGGGGGTGAGTCTGGAAACTCGCGTGCCGCTCCTAGACCACCGCATCGTGGAATTTGCTTGGCAGCTGCCCCATTATTTCAAGATCAGGAGGGGGCAAAGCAAATGGCTGCTGCGCCAGGTACTCTATCGCTACGTGCCCAAGGAACTAATTGAACGGCCCAAGATGGGTTTTGGCATCCCCCTCGATCAGTGGTTGCGTGGACCGCTAAGGGAATGGGCGGAGGATCTGCTCTCTGAAGAACGGCTCAAGCGCGAAGCTTTTCTCAATCCAGAGCTAGTGCGGCAAAAGTGGCAGGAGCATCTTTTAGGTCGGCGGAACTGGGCATACCATTTGTGGAATGTGTTGATGTGGGAGGCGTGGCTGGCTGCCTAG